CGGCCAGCCTCAACATGGGTGACTGCTTCAGCTATGCGGTCGCAACAGTCGCCAAAGCTCCCCTCCTCTTCAAGGGCCAGGATTTCGGAAAGACGGATCTGAAACTTCATCCGTTGTCGTCACGATAGGGCAGGGGTGCAATGGAAGACCGCGTCAGATTCGCACTCGAAAAACTTCTCAATGTCGCGCACGGCGATACCGGCAAAGGCCGTCGCGTCGCCAATTTCATTCTGGCCTGGTGGAACGCCTATGTGCATGGAGGGTTCGACCTGACGGACCTGGCCGATCTCGATCCTGAGATCTGCGAGGATATCGTCACGGTCTTCACCTGGATGGCACGGGAGGAAACCCTCTCCTATCCCGACGCCTATAAGCCGGAGATCGTCCAGATTATCCGCCGCTGGCGCCCGAACGTCGAGGTCGACTGATGGCGAAGGCGAGCGAACCCTCGACCCTGTCTGGCATCGAACGCCGCGCCGTCGAGCTGGACACGATCGCCTCGGTGCTGCCGATCGAACGGAGGGACGAGCTCGCCGAGCTGCTAACGGACCAGGACGTCGAAACGTTGCGCCACCTGGTCAACGAGGGAATGGGCGCCAACACGCTCCGCGCGCTGACCTCCGATCTCGCCTATATCGAAGCCTGGGCGCTTGCCGCCACCCGAAAGTCCCTGCCTTGGCCTGCACCCGAGGCACTGCTTTTGAAGTTTGTCGCCCATCACCTTTGGGACCCGGAAAAGCGGGCATCAGATCCCGATCATGGGATGCCGGCGGATGTCGATGGCAATCTGCGGCGGCAGGGCTTTCTGAAATCCGCTGGTCCGCACGCACCGGCGACGGTGCGCCGGCGTCTGGCAAATTGGTCGACGCTGACGAGATGGCGCGGCCTCGACGGATCCTTCGCCTCCCCTGCCCTGAAATCAGCCATTCGCCTGGCCGTTCGCGCCGTGCCCCGCACACGCCATCGCAAGAGCGCCAAGGCAGTCACCGGCGACGTGCTGGCCAAGCTGTTGGCTACCTGCGCGACCGACAGCCTGCGCGATCTGCGCGACCGGGCGATCCTGATGGTCGCCTTCGCCTCCGGCGGTCGTCGGCGTAGCGAAATCGCAGGCCTTCGCTTGGAACAACTGACCGTGGAAGCTGCGATCGAAATTGAAGGCGGCCCTCCCCTCCCCTCGCTCGCTATTCATCTCGGCCGTACCAAAACGACGACCGGCGAGCAGGATGACGTCGTCTATCTCACAGGCCGGCCTGTCGAGGCTTTGAACGCGTGGATCACGGCCGCCAAAATTGACAAGGGGATCGTGTTTCGGGGGATCGGTCGCTGGAACACCGTTTCGAAGCGAGCGCTGGATCCGCAGTCGATTAACGCGATCCTGAAGCAGCGGGCAGAGAAGGCGGGGTTGGAGCCTGTGGAATTCTCGGCGCACGGGCTGAGGTCCGG
This genomic window from Sinorhizobium sp. B11 contains:
- a CDS encoding site-specific integrase, which translates into the protein MAKASEPSTLSGIERRAVELDTIASVLPIERRDELAELLTDQDVETLRHLVNEGMGANTLRALTSDLAYIEAWALAATRKSLPWPAPEALLLKFVAHHLWDPEKRASDPDHGMPADVDGNLRRQGFLKSAGPHAPATVRRRLANWSTLTRWRGLDGSFASPALKSAIRLAVRAVPRTRHRKSAKAVTGDVLAKLLATCATDSLRDLRDRAILMVAFASGGRRRSEIAGLRLEQLTVEAAIEIEGGPPLPSLAIHLGRTKTTTGEQDDVVYLTGRPVEALNAWITAAKIDKGIVFRGIGRWNTVSKRALDPQSINAILKQRAEKAGLEPVEFSAHGLRSGYLTEAANRGIPLAEAMEQSRHRSVQQASSYYNSAQRRTGRATRML